A genomic window from Lotus japonicus ecotype B-129 chromosome 1, LjGifu_v1.2 includes:
- the LOC130728674 gene encoding F-box/kelch-repeat protein At3g23880-like: MKNYMKEIEKLKENPRITALPHELIVEILLRLPVRSLLRFKCVCKKWLSTISDPQFCKSHYDLAAAPTHRLLNLPEGIADVVESFDVDASLNDDSAVVNLKFPPYTAPFFQTIGSCRGFVLLTKMMHPTGDLILWNPSTAAHREIPATYADWNSWYDPSTRFRQGIPPYFAHFMFQFLYGFGYDQLKDEYLLVLIRLENRPEPQVIHCSSNSFMVSVRYGGPVVKSSRPRIEVLSLNTNVPSFYYDDVEYLDLGYESNCGIFLDKSLHWLVKSKATQLHVVLAFDLVDRSLLEIPLSPDLAAELAIYKNGYLRVLGGCLSVGYSSGGDGPEVAEIWVMKDYKVQSSWTKSFVLTFLDLVDGVHFFPMFFTRGGGIFGADENGTHWKFSDDGKKLENYSSGQEGALRVCDMYRESILTLPELALPDDFEEENEDA, encoded by the coding sequence ATGAAGAACTATATGAAGGAGATTGAGAAGCTGAAGGAGAACCCGAGAATCACCGCTCTTCCTCACGAGTTGATTGTTGAAATCCTGTTGAGGCTACCGGTGAGGTCTCTCCTCCGCTTCAAATGCGTGTGTAAGAAGTGGCTTTCTACCATTTCTGATCCGCAATTCTGTAAATCCCATTATGACCTAGCTGCTGCACCCACTCACCGTCTTCTTAACCTTCCCGAAGGAATCGCTGATGTAGTTGAATCATTTGATGTAGATGCATCGCTTAACGATGATTCTGCTGTTGTAAACCTCAAATTCCCACCCTACACTGCCCCCTTCTTTCAAACCATAGGTTCTTGCAGAGGGTTTGTTCTGTTAACCAAGATGATGCATCCAACAGGTGATCTCATTTTGTGGAACCCTTCAACTGCTGCCCACAGAGAGATTCCAGCCACCTATGCTGACTGGAATTCATGGTATGATCCTTCAACCCGTTTCCGCCAAGGAATTCCACCTTATTTTGCTCATTTCATGTTTCAATTTCTCTATGGCTTTGGGTATGACCAGTTGAAGGATGAATATTTGCTTGTTCTAATCCGTTTGGAAAATCGTCCTGAACCTCAAGTGATACACTGTAGCAGTAACAGCTTCATGGTTAGTGTGCGATATGGTGGACCTGTAGTGAAGTCTTCACGGCCTCGAATTGAGGTTTTATCTTTGAATACCAATGTACCCTCCTTTTATTATGATGATGTTGAATATCTGGATCTCGGATACGAGTCCAATTGTGGGATTTTCTTGGATAAGTCTCTACATTGGTTGGTTAAATCAAAGGCTACACAGCTTCATGTAGTTCTTGCTTTTGACTTGGTGGACAGAAGCTTATTGGAAATTCCTCTTTCGCCTGATTTGGCAGCAGAATTGGCAATTTATAAAAATGGTTATTTGAGGGTGCTGGGAGGGTGTCTTAGTGTGGGTTACTCAAGTGGAGGCGATGGCCCTGAAGTGGCTGAGATATGGGTCATGAAAGATTATAAAGTGCAGTCTTCTTGGACTAAATCTTTTGTTTTGACATTTCTTGACCTTGTTGACGGCGTGCACTTTTTTCCAATGTTTTTCACCAGAGGTGGTGGGATTTTTGGAGCAGATGAGAATGGGACACACTGGAAATTTAGTGATGATGGTAAAAAGCTCGAGAATTACTCAAGTGGACAGGAAGGCGCGTTAAGAGTTTGTGACATGTATAGGGAGAGCATACTAACACTCCCTGAACTAGCATTGCCTGATGACTttgaggaagaaaatgaagatgcaTGA
- the LOC130728675 gene encoding F-box/kelch-repeat protein At3g23880-like, protein MNNDMNEIEKEKEFLNFGALPHELIVEILLRLPVRSLVRFKSVCTAWRSLISNPQFGKSHFDLAASPTHRLLRERFNNFDISEIESFDLKASLHDDSAVVNLKFPPHSGTYIKALGSCRGFIMLTSPKLGDLILWNPSTGAHKEIPATYVDWDSWYDPSTSTHVRRGIPPYFAGLFFDPLSGFGYDQSKDDYLLVIIRLGVVCEPRVKFSLPRIEVVSLITNVPSFYYVDVEYQEMLIGYESLCGIFFDKSLHWLVKSKATWLHAVIAFDLVERSLSEIPLSPDLAAALATYERGYLRVLGGCLSVCYSSGGRHGHEVAEIWVMKDYKVQSSWTKSFVLTIHGLVNDMNFFPMFFTEGGGVFGLDESGTYKKFDDDGELLETYEDRLGRRQSALRYFDMYRESILTLPELAALPDDFVEENEDA, encoded by the coding sequence ATGAACAACGATATGAACGAGATcgagaaggagaaggagttCCTGAACTTCGGTGCTCTGCCTCACGAGTTGATCGTTGAAATCCTCCTAAGGCTACCGGTAAGGTCTCTTGTGCGCTTCAAATCTGTGTGTACTGCATGGCGCTCTCTCATTTCAAATCCCCAATTTGGTAAATCACATTTTGACCTAGCTGCTTCACCCACTCACCGTCTTCTTCGCGAAAGATTCAATAATTTTGATATATCTGAAATTGAATCATTTGATTTAAAAGCATCGCTTCACGACGATTCTGCTGTAGTAAACCTCAAATTCCCACCCCACAGTGGCACCTATATCAAAGCTCTGGGTTCTTGCAGAGGGTTTATTATGTTAACCAGTCCAAAACTAGGTGATCTCATTCTGTGGAATCCCTCAACTGGTGCCCACAAAGAAATTCCAGCCACCTATGTTGACTGGGATTCATGGTATGACCCTTCAACTTCAACCCATGTTCGCCGAGGAATTCCTCCTTATTTTGCTGGTTTGTTTTTTGATCCTCTCAGTGGTTTTGGGTATGACCAGTCGAAGGATGACTATTTGCTTGTTATAATCCGATTGGGCGTAGTATGTGAACCTCGAGTGAAGTTTTCACTGCCTCGAATTGAGGTTGTATCTCTGATAACCAATGTACCCTCCTTTTATTATGTTGATGTTGAATATCAGGAAATGTTAATCGGATATGAGTCCTTATGTGGGATTTTCTTTGATAAGTCTCTACATTGGTTGGTTAAATCCAAGGCTACATGGCTTCATGCAGTCATTGCCTTTGATTTGGTGGAGAGAAGTTTGTCCGAGATTCCTCTTTCACCTGATTTGGCAGCGGCATTGGCAACTTATGAAAGAGGTTATTTGAGGGTACTGGGAGGGTGTCTTAGTGTGTGTTACTCAAGTGGAGGTCGTCATGGCCATGAAGTGGCTGAGATATGGGTCATGAAAGATTATAAAGTGCAGTCTTCTTGGACTAAATCTTTTGTTTTGACGATTCATGGCCTTGTAAACGACATGAACTTTTTCCCAATGTTTTTCACTGAAGGTGGGGGTGTTTTCGGATTAGATGAGAGTGGGACATACAAGaaatttgatgatgatggtgaacTGCTCGAGACTTACGAAGATAGACTGGGCCGCAGGCAAAGCGCGCTAAGATATTTTGACATGTATAGGGAGAGCATACTAACACTCCCTGAACTAGCAGCACTGCCTGATGACTTtgtggaagaaaatgaagatgccTGA
- the LOC130728676 gene encoding 60S ribosomal protein L4 — MAAAAARPLVTVQALEGDMVADAAATIPIPDVMRASIRPDIVNFVHSNISKNSRQPYAVSRRAGHQTSAESWGTGRAVSRIPRVPGGGTHRAGQGAFGNMCRGGRMFAPTRIWRRWHRKINVNQKRHALVSAIAASAVPSLVLARGHRIETVPEFPLVVSDSAEGVEKSKEAIKVLKQIGAFPDAEKAKDSTGIRPGKGKMRNRRYISRRGPLIVYGTEGAKAVKAFRNIPGVEVANVERLNLLKLAPGGHLGRFVIWTKSAFEKLDSIYGSFDKPSEKKKGYLLPRSKMVNSDLARIINSDEVQSVVRPIKKDVKRATLKKNPLKNLNVMLRLNPYAKTAKRMALLAEAQRLQAKKEKLDKMRKIVSKEEASAIKAAGKAWYHTMVSDSDYTEFDNFSKWLGVSQ; from the exons ATGGCCGCAGCAGCAGCTCGTCCCCTTGTCACCGTGCAGGCCCTGGAGGGCGATATGGTTGCAGACGCAGCTGCAACCATTCCCATCCCCGATGTCATGAGGGCCTCCATCCGCCCTGACATCGTCAACTTCGTCCACTCCAACATTTCCAAAAACTCCCGTCAACCTTACGCCGTCTCCCGCCGCGCCGGACACCAGACCTCCGCCGAGTCCTGGGGAACTGGCCGTGCCGTCTCCCGTATCCCCCGTGTTCCCGGTGGCGGTACCCACCGTGCTGGCCAGGGAGCTTTCGGAAACATGTGCCGTGGTGGTCGCATGTTCGCTCCCACTAGGATCTGGCGCCGCTGGCACCGTAAGATCAACGTCAACCAGAAGCGCCATGCTCTCGTCTCCGCCATCGCCGCCTCCGCCGTTCCTTCCCTCGTCCTCGCCCGCGGCCACCGCATCGAGACCGTACCTGAGTTTCCCCTTGTCGTCAGTGACTCCGCTGAGGGTGTGGAGAAATCCAAGGAGGCTATCAAGGTTCTGAAGCAAATCGGAGCCTTCCCTGATGCTGAGAAGGCCAAGGACAGCACTGGCATTCGTCCTGGTAAGGGGAAGATGCGTAACCGTCGCTACATTTCTCGCCGCGGTCCTCTCATTGTTTACGGTACCGAAGGCGCGAAAGCGGTGAAGGCTTTCCGTAACATTCCCGGTGTTGAGGTTGCCAATGTGGAGAGGCTCAACCTTCTGAAGCTTGCACCTGGTGGGCACCTTGGGAGATTCGTCATCTGGACAAAATCTGCTTTCGAGAAGCTCGATTCGATTTATGGGTCGTTTGATAAGCCATCGGAGAAGAAGAAGGGTTACTTGCTTCCAAGGTCAAAGATGGTGAACTCTGATCTTGCTAGGATTATTAACTCTGATGAGGTTCAGAGTGTTGTGAGGCCTATCAAGAAGGATGTGAAGCGTGCCACCCTCAAGAAGAACCCACTGAAGAACCTCAATGTGATGCTCAGGCTCAATCCTTATGCTAAGACTGCCAAGAGGATGGCTCTGCTCGCCGAGGCCCAGCGCCTTCAGGCTAAGAAGGAGAAGCTTGATAAGATGAGGAAGATCGTCTCTAAG gAGGAAGCTTCTGCCATCAAGGCTGCAGGAAAAGCATGGTATCACACCATGGTGTCAGATTCAGATTATACAGAATTCGACAACTTCTCAAAATGGCTGGGTGTTTCACAGTGA
- the LOC130732368 gene encoding classical arabinogalactan protein 5-like — MKGGRKRSRHASTSEDPADRHERLHASTRRSDHIAATQAVEASAPSPSPSATPVGAPSATPAPSATRAPAELDPAPLSPMAELPRQETSSSEPSGEESSSSSELSGEESSSSSELSVAIGGQTMRRIP; from the coding sequence atgaagggcgggagGAAGAGGTCACGACATGCTTCTACTAGTGAGGATCCAGCGGATCGACACGagcgcttgcatgcttctacCAGGCGCAGCGACCATATTGCAGCCACTCAGGCggtagaggcttcagctccGTCTCCATCCCCATCTGCTACTCCGGTCGGGGCTCCGTCAGCTACCCCCGCTCCGTCTGCTACTAGGGCTCCGGCTGAGCTGGACCCTGCTCCGTTGTCTCCGATGGCTGAGTTACCTCGTCaggagacatcttcttctgAGCCTAGTGGCGaggagtcttcttcttcttctgagcttagtggcgaggagtcttcttcttcttctgagctcAGTGTGGCGATTGgtggtcaaactatgcgacgcattccatga